A window from Populus trichocarpa isolate Nisqually-1 chromosome 3, P.trichocarpa_v4.1, whole genome shotgun sequence encodes these proteins:
- the LOC127903894 gene encoding protein EMSY-LIKE 3-like isoform X1 translates to MDYELSDSSGTDDDLPPTHRNRFQSGVRSAGNGRSAVGGGASQPSLHSDMETQIHNIEQEAYTSVLRAFKAQSDAITWEKESLITELRKELRVSDEEHRELLARVNADDIIRRIREWRKANGIQPSMPSTTQPSHNPIASPSASGSRKKQKTSQSVASLSMGAPSPVLHPSMQQSTSALRHGPPPGSGNKKPKSAVCCILNKSMQQCSTGLSGRAQVANHGSSGAFAAHDLIGKKVWTLWPEDNHYYEAVITDYNAVEGRHALVYDINTGDETWEWVNLKEISPEDIRWEDEETGLFRRGGRPGPGRGNKKSIARGGAVAAAGRGRGTIKGQSKKDFSLTKNGVAKKAMGDIEILHTDTLIKEVEKVFGASHPDPLEIEKAKKVLREQEQALVKAIARLEDALDGQSDEGEHPLPHIQSRDQNRGWRKRPYDEIVGEGRGIKGSGGNKMARNGRIVPSDHHDENYDM, encoded by the exons ATGGATTATGAGCTTTCCGATAGTAGTG GAACTGATGATGACCTTCCACCAACACATCGAAATAGATTCCAAAGTGGGGTGCGAAGTGCTGGAAATGGAAGATCTGCAGTTGGTGGTGGTGCTTCACagccaagtttgcatagtgACATGGAAACTCAAATCCACAATATTGAACAAGAAGCATATACTTCAGTCTTGCGAGCCTTTAAAGCCCAGTCAGATGCCATTACTTGG GAAAAGGAAAGCCTAATTACAGAACTCAGAAAAGAACTAAGAGTTTCAGATGAGGAGCACAGGGAGCTCCTAGCTAGGGTTAATGCTGATGATATTATCCGGAGGATAAG GGAATGGAGAAAGGCAAATGGGATCCAACCTAGCATGCCAAGCACCACCCAGCCTTCTCACAACCCTATAGCTAGTCCTTCTGCTTCAGGATCACGCAAGAAACAGAAAACATCGCAGTCAGTCGCCTCATTGTCCATGGGTGCACCTTCTCCTGTATTGCATCCATCTATGCAACAATCTACATCAGCCCTGAGACATGGCCCTCCTCCTGGATCTGGGAACAAGAAGCCCAAATCA GCTGTCTGCTGCATCCTCAACAAGTCCATGCAGCAATGTTCTACAGGTTTGTCTGGCAGGGCACAAGTTGCTAACCATGGCTCTTCAGGTGCCTTTGCAGCCCATGATTTAATTGGAAAGAAAGTTTGGACTCTATGGCCAGAGGATAACCACTACTATGAAGCTGTTATAACTGACTACAATGCAGTTGAG GGGAGGCATGCTTTGGTTTATGATATTAATACAGGGGATGAAACGTGGGAATGGGTCAATCTCAAAGAG ATATCTCCTGAAGATATTAGGTGGGAGGATGAGGAAACTGGACTTTTCCGTAGAGGTGGCCGGCCTGGACCAGGCCGTGGGAATAAGAAATCAATTGCACGTGGTGGCGCTGTTGCTGCTGCAGGAAGAGGTAGAGGAACCATAAAGGGTCAATCCAAAAAAGATTTCTCTTTAACCAAGAATGGCGTTGCGAAGAAAGCTATGGGTGATATTGAGATACTTCACACAGATACTCTAATAAAGGAG GTAGAAAAAGTTTTTGGTGCTAGCCATCCTGATCCTTTGGAAATTGAGAAAGCAAAGAAAGTTCTAAGA GAACAAGAACAAGCCCTGGTCAAAGCAATTGCGAGGCTTGAAGATGCATTGGATGGTCAAAGCG ATGAGGGAGAACATCCACTTCCCCATATTCAATCAAGGGACCAGAATCGGGGATGGAGAAAACGGCCATATGATGAGATTGTTGGTGAAGGTAGAGGAATCAAAGGCTCAGGTGGCAACAAAATGGCAAGAAATGGTAGAATTGTTCCTAGTGATCATCATGATGAGAATTATGACATGTGA
- the LOC127903894 gene encoding protein EMSY-LIKE 3-like isoform X2 gives MDYELSDSSGTDDDLPPTHRNRFQSGVRSAGNGRSAVGGGASQPSLHSDMETQIHNIEQEAYTSVLRAFKAQSDAITWEKESLITELRKELRVSDEEHRELLARVNADDIIRRIREWRKANGIQPSMPSTTQPSHNPIASPSASGSRKKQKTSQSVASLSMGAPSPVLHPSMQQSTSALRHGPPPGSGNKKPKSSMQQCSTGLSGRAQVANHGSSGAFAAHDLIGKKVWTLWPEDNHYYEAVITDYNAVEGRHALVYDINTGDETWEWVNLKEISPEDIRWEDEETGLFRRGGRPGPGRGNKKSIARGGAVAAAGRGRGTIKGQSKKDFSLTKNGVAKKAMGDIEILHTDTLIKEVEKVFGASHPDPLEIEKAKKVLREQEQALVKAIARLEDALDGQSDEGEHPLPHIQSRDQNRGWRKRPYDEIVGEGRGIKGSGGNKMARNGRIVPSDHHDENYDM, from the exons ATGGATTATGAGCTTTCCGATAGTAGTG GAACTGATGATGACCTTCCACCAACACATCGAAATAGATTCCAAAGTGGGGTGCGAAGTGCTGGAAATGGAAGATCTGCAGTTGGTGGTGGTGCTTCACagccaagtttgcatagtgACATGGAAACTCAAATCCACAATATTGAACAAGAAGCATATACTTCAGTCTTGCGAGCCTTTAAAGCCCAGTCAGATGCCATTACTTGG GAAAAGGAAAGCCTAATTACAGAACTCAGAAAAGAACTAAGAGTTTCAGATGAGGAGCACAGGGAGCTCCTAGCTAGGGTTAATGCTGATGATATTATCCGGAGGATAAG GGAATGGAGAAAGGCAAATGGGATCCAACCTAGCATGCCAAGCACCACCCAGCCTTCTCACAACCCTATAGCTAGTCCTTCTGCTTCAGGATCACGCAAGAAACAGAAAACATCGCAGTCAGTCGCCTCATTGTCCATGGGTGCACCTTCTCCTGTATTGCATCCATCTATGCAACAATCTACATCAGCCCTGAGACATGGCCCTCCTCCTGGATCTGGGAACAAGAAGCCCAAATCA TCCATGCAGCAATGTTCTACAGGTTTGTCTGGCAGGGCACAAGTTGCTAACCATGGCTCTTCAGGTGCCTTTGCAGCCCATGATTTAATTGGAAAGAAAGTTTGGACTCTATGGCCAGAGGATAACCACTACTATGAAGCTGTTATAACTGACTACAATGCAGTTGAG GGGAGGCATGCTTTGGTTTATGATATTAATACAGGGGATGAAACGTGGGAATGGGTCAATCTCAAAGAG ATATCTCCTGAAGATATTAGGTGGGAGGATGAGGAAACTGGACTTTTCCGTAGAGGTGGCCGGCCTGGACCAGGCCGTGGGAATAAGAAATCAATTGCACGTGGTGGCGCTGTTGCTGCTGCAGGAAGAGGTAGAGGAACCATAAAGGGTCAATCCAAAAAAGATTTCTCTTTAACCAAGAATGGCGTTGCGAAGAAAGCTATGGGTGATATTGAGATACTTCACACAGATACTCTAATAAAGGAG GTAGAAAAAGTTTTTGGTGCTAGCCATCCTGATCCTTTGGAAATTGAGAAAGCAAAGAAAGTTCTAAGA GAACAAGAACAAGCCCTGGTCAAAGCAATTGCGAGGCTTGAAGATGCATTGGATGGTCAAAGCG ATGAGGGAGAACATCCACTTCCCCATATTCAATCAAGGGACCAGAATCGGGGATGGAGAAAACGGCCATATGATGAGATTGTTGGTGAAGGTAGAGGAATCAAAGGCTCAGGTGGCAACAAAATGGCAAGAAATGGTAGAATTGTTCCTAGTGATCATCATGATGAGAATTATGACATGTGA
- the LOC127903894 gene encoding protein EMSY-LIKE 3-like isoform X3: MDYELSDSSGTDDDLPPTHRNRFQSGVRSAGNGRSAVGGGASQPSLHSDMETQIHNIEQEAYTSVLRAFKAQSDAITWEKESLITELRKELRVSDEEHRELLARVNADDIIRRIREWRKANGIQPSMPSTTQPSHNPIASPSASGSRKKQKTSQSVASLSMGAPSPVLHPSMQQSTSALRHGPPPGSGNKKPKSQCSTGLSGRAQVANHGSSGAFAAHDLIGKKVWTLWPEDNHYYEAVITDYNAVEGRHALVYDINTGDETWEWVNLKEISPEDIRWEDEETGLFRRGGRPGPGRGNKKSIARGGAVAAAGRGRGTIKGQSKKDFSLTKNGVAKKAMGDIEILHTDTLIKEVEKVFGASHPDPLEIEKAKKVLREQEQALVKAIARLEDALDGQSDEGEHPLPHIQSRDQNRGWRKRPYDEIVGEGRGIKGSGGNKMARNGRIVPSDHHDENYDM; the protein is encoded by the exons ATGGATTATGAGCTTTCCGATAGTAGTG GAACTGATGATGACCTTCCACCAACACATCGAAATAGATTCCAAAGTGGGGTGCGAAGTGCTGGAAATGGAAGATCTGCAGTTGGTGGTGGTGCTTCACagccaagtttgcatagtgACATGGAAACTCAAATCCACAATATTGAACAAGAAGCATATACTTCAGTCTTGCGAGCCTTTAAAGCCCAGTCAGATGCCATTACTTGG GAAAAGGAAAGCCTAATTACAGAACTCAGAAAAGAACTAAGAGTTTCAGATGAGGAGCACAGGGAGCTCCTAGCTAGGGTTAATGCTGATGATATTATCCGGAGGATAAG GGAATGGAGAAAGGCAAATGGGATCCAACCTAGCATGCCAAGCACCACCCAGCCTTCTCACAACCCTATAGCTAGTCCTTCTGCTTCAGGATCACGCAAGAAACAGAAAACATCGCAGTCAGTCGCCTCATTGTCCATGGGTGCACCTTCTCCTGTATTGCATCCATCTATGCAACAATCTACATCAGCCCTGAGACATGGCCCTCCTCCTGGATCTGGGAACAAGAAGCCCAAATCA CAATGTTCTACAGGTTTGTCTGGCAGGGCACAAGTTGCTAACCATGGCTCTTCAGGTGCCTTTGCAGCCCATGATTTAATTGGAAAGAAAGTTTGGACTCTATGGCCAGAGGATAACCACTACTATGAAGCTGTTATAACTGACTACAATGCAGTTGAG GGGAGGCATGCTTTGGTTTATGATATTAATACAGGGGATGAAACGTGGGAATGGGTCAATCTCAAAGAG ATATCTCCTGAAGATATTAGGTGGGAGGATGAGGAAACTGGACTTTTCCGTAGAGGTGGCCGGCCTGGACCAGGCCGTGGGAATAAGAAATCAATTGCACGTGGTGGCGCTGTTGCTGCTGCAGGAAGAGGTAGAGGAACCATAAAGGGTCAATCCAAAAAAGATTTCTCTTTAACCAAGAATGGCGTTGCGAAGAAAGCTATGGGTGATATTGAGATACTTCACACAGATACTCTAATAAAGGAG GTAGAAAAAGTTTTTGGTGCTAGCCATCCTGATCCTTTGGAAATTGAGAAAGCAAAGAAAGTTCTAAGA GAACAAGAACAAGCCCTGGTCAAAGCAATTGCGAGGCTTGAAGATGCATTGGATGGTCAAAGCG ATGAGGGAGAACATCCACTTCCCCATATTCAATCAAGGGACCAGAATCGGGGATGGAGAAAACGGCCATATGATGAGATTGTTGGTGAAGGTAGAGGAATCAAAGGCTCAGGTGGCAACAAAATGGCAAGAAATGGTAGAATTGTTCCTAGTGATCATCATGATGAGAATTATGACATGTGA
- the LOC127903894 gene encoding protein EMSY-LIKE 3-like isoform X4, producing METQIHNIEQEAYTSVLRAFKAQSDAITWEKESLITELRKELRVSDEEHRELLARVNADDIIRRIREWRKANGIQPSMPSTTQPSHNPIASPSASGSRKKQKTSQSVASLSMGAPSPVLHPSMQQSTSALRHGPPPGSGNKKPKSAVCCILNKSMQQCSTGLSGRAQVANHGSSGAFAAHDLIGKKVWTLWPEDNHYYEAVITDYNAVEGRHALVYDINTGDETWEWVNLKEISPEDIRWEDEETGLFRRGGRPGPGRGNKKSIARGGAVAAAGRGRGTIKGQSKKDFSLTKNGVAKKAMGDIEILHTDTLIKEVEKVFGASHPDPLEIEKAKKVLREQEQALVKAIARLEDALDGQSDEGEHPLPHIQSRDQNRGWRKRPYDEIVGEGRGIKGSGGNKMARNGRIVPSDHHDENYDM from the exons ATGGAAACTCAAATCCACAATATTGAACAAGAAGCATATACTTCAGTCTTGCGAGCCTTTAAAGCCCAGTCAGATGCCATTACTTGG GAAAAGGAAAGCCTAATTACAGAACTCAGAAAAGAACTAAGAGTTTCAGATGAGGAGCACAGGGAGCTCCTAGCTAGGGTTAATGCTGATGATATTATCCGGAGGATAAG GGAATGGAGAAAGGCAAATGGGATCCAACCTAGCATGCCAAGCACCACCCAGCCTTCTCACAACCCTATAGCTAGTCCTTCTGCTTCAGGATCACGCAAGAAACAGAAAACATCGCAGTCAGTCGCCTCATTGTCCATGGGTGCACCTTCTCCTGTATTGCATCCATCTATGCAACAATCTACATCAGCCCTGAGACATGGCCCTCCTCCTGGATCTGGGAACAAGAAGCCCAAATCA GCTGTCTGCTGCATCCTCAACAAGTCCATGCAGCAATGTTCTACAGGTTTGTCTGGCAGGGCACAAGTTGCTAACCATGGCTCTTCAGGTGCCTTTGCAGCCCATGATTTAATTGGAAAGAAAGTTTGGACTCTATGGCCAGAGGATAACCACTACTATGAAGCTGTTATAACTGACTACAATGCAGTTGAG GGGAGGCATGCTTTGGTTTATGATATTAATACAGGGGATGAAACGTGGGAATGGGTCAATCTCAAAGAG ATATCTCCTGAAGATATTAGGTGGGAGGATGAGGAAACTGGACTTTTCCGTAGAGGTGGCCGGCCTGGACCAGGCCGTGGGAATAAGAAATCAATTGCACGTGGTGGCGCTGTTGCTGCTGCAGGAAGAGGTAGAGGAACCATAAAGGGTCAATCCAAAAAAGATTTCTCTTTAACCAAGAATGGCGTTGCGAAGAAAGCTATGGGTGATATTGAGATACTTCACACAGATACTCTAATAAAGGAG GTAGAAAAAGTTTTTGGTGCTAGCCATCCTGATCCTTTGGAAATTGAGAAAGCAAAGAAAGTTCTAAGA GAACAAGAACAAGCCCTGGTCAAAGCAATTGCGAGGCTTGAAGATGCATTGGATGGTCAAAGCG ATGAGGGAGAACATCCACTTCCCCATATTCAATCAAGGGACCAGAATCGGGGATGGAGAAAACGGCCATATGATGAGATTGTTGGTGAAGGTAGAGGAATCAAAGGCTCAGGTGGCAACAAAATGGCAAGAAATGGTAGAATTGTTCCTAGTGATCATCATGATGAGAATTATGACATGTGA
- the LOC127905118 gene encoding uncharacterized protein LOC127905118: MSNYTVESTKVETSDGAKLHTRLFKPMEEGKITDNLVVVLVHPFSILGGCQAFLKGIAAGLAGKGYKTVTFDMRGAGKSTGRPSLTGFAEIKDVIAVCKWVCENLSSDRILLVGSSAGAPIAGSAVDEIKEVIGYVSIGYPFGMFASILFGRHHKGILKSPKPKLFVMGTRDGFTSVKQLQNKLSSAAGRVETHLIEGASHFQMEGAEFDNQMVNLILTFTSSL, from the exons ATGTCAAACTATACAGTTGAGTCCACCAAAGTAGAGACAAGTGATGGAGCCAAGCTTCATACAAGGCTGTTCAAGCCAATGGAAGAAGGGAAGATAACAGACAACTTGGTGGTTGTTCTTGTACATCCATTTTCGATCTTGGGTGGTTGTCaagcttttttaaaaggaattgcTGCTGGGTTGGCTGGAAAAGGTTATAAAACCGTGACCTTTGATATGAGAGGTGCCGGTAAGTCTACTGGGAGGCCTTCTCTTACTGGTTTTGCTGAAATCAAGGATGTCATTGCTGTTTGCAAATGGGTTTGTGAGAATCTGTCTTCTGATAGGATTTTGTTGGTGGGTTCTTCTGCGG GCGCACCGATTGCAGGTTCTGCCGTAGATGAGATTAAAGAAGTCATCGGCTATGTAAGTATAGGGTACCCTTTTGGCATGTTCGCCTCTATCCTTTTTGGAAGACACCACAAGGGAATCCTGAAGTCTCCAAAGCCAAAACTTTTCGTTATGGGAACTCGGGATGGGTTTACCAGTGTTAAACAGCTGCAGAACAAGCTGAGTTCTGCTGCAGGACGTGTTGAAACACATCTAATTGAAGGAGCAAGCCACTTCCAAATGGAAGGTGCTGAATTTGATAACCAGATGGTGAACCTAATCCTTACATTTACCTCATCTTTATAG
- the LOC127905083 gene encoding uncharacterized protein LOC127905083 — MAKQQPLQQPSTPWGTLEELLLACAVNRHGTDRWDSIAMEVSNRTSTLSSLTSQNCIDKFDDLKRRFGFPTELQNDTASLLVDELRKLRVDELRREVHQRDVSIVSLEMKVKRLEEDREKSLKEKPPDLPKPSPETVAGKSATGEECGDGDERSFNESNSTSQQPQKAEAEAKKERDEDTEVKPEPDSIKDDPDPARLGSDPEAEREWSYNGKLEDEDDKKPKKEMKIESVSRVGVLGPDSNELGESVGESKREEKEKDIKQINNSNNNNNNNNSDVQSSVSLSLKKKKRRRGSGEGSSSGEEEREGGDDEVSPATKTLPAVKSEPWLKLLEIIRSHQLGSIFEKRLRSQESERYKKLIRQHMDLQMIQSRLDKGVYSKCFKKLFKDLLILLNNAIVFFRKNSPENLAANELRAVVLKEMKEKLQKPKPKPVAVKPATEQYSASFSKPNKSTSTMVACSKHSSIKAISEGAGKKDDKKDAEIEEKPKANEKKLEVSIVRIEEKGLKKKTTKERSVSGRRNSRASNMNGEIKHQYGGNELSSHDALEITVDRKESTGRKKLGAASFLKRMKQNSPGQVTENDDDDSSSSEDESKDSKTVDKKRRRREADRITKRVTRSSKGRGLGEDSRNIKRGRPPKKQMDSGGGTGKRGREDDDSEVGVGGAGRAKKRSRR; from the exons ATGGCTAAACAACAGCCGCTTCAGCAACCGTCAACGCCATGGGGCACGTTAGAGGAGTTACTGCTAGCGTGCGCCGTGAACCGGCATGGGACAGATAGATGGGACTCCATAGCTATGGAAGTATCTAACAGAACCTCCACTCTGTCCTCCCTCACTTCACAAAACTGTATTGACAAGTTCGATGATCTCAAACGACGTTTCGGTTTCCCTACGGAGCTACAAAACGACACCGCTTCTTTGTTAGTTGATGAGCTCCGTAAACTTCGCGTCGATGAGCTTCGTCGTGAAGTCCATCAGCGCGACGTATCTATCGT GTCGCTTGAAATGAAGGTGAAGAGATTGGAAGAGGATAGAGAGAAGAGCTTGAAGGAGAAGCCACCAGATCTGCCGAAGCCTTCTCCGGAGACTGTCGCCGGGAAATCCGCGACCGGTGAGGAGTGTGGTGATGGTGATGAACGATCGTTCAATGAATCCAATTCGACGAGTCAACAGCCGCAGAAAGCCGAGGCGGAAGCGAAGAAAGAACGAGACGAGGATACAGAGGTAAAACCTGAACCGGATTCGATTAAGGATGATCCAGATCCGGCTCGGTTAGGATCTGACCCGGAAGCTGAGCGGGAATGGTCATATAACGGTAAGTTAGAAGATGAAGACGATAAAAAACcgaaaaaggaaatgaaaattgaGAGTGTGAGTCGGGTGGGTGTACTCGGTCCTGACTCGAACGAGTTAGGTGAGTCAGTAGGGGAGTCCAAGcgggaagagaaagagaaggataTTAAACAgattaataatagtaataataataataataataataatagtgacgTGCAAAGTTCAGTGAGTTTGTCGCTGAAAAAGAAGAAACGACGTCGTGGTAGTGGAGAAGGGAGTAGCAGTggagaggaggagagagagggtggtgatgatgaggttTCTCCCGCCACGAAAACGTTGCCTGCCGTCAAATCTGAACCATGGCTCAAACTTCTTGAGATTATTCGCTCTCATCAGCTCGGCTCAATCTTTGAAAAGCGGCTTCGAAGCCAG GAATCTGAAAGGTACAAAAAGTTGATTCGGCAGCACATGGATCTCCAAATGATTCAATCTAGGCTTGATAAAGGGGTCTACTCCAAATGCTTCAAAAAATTGTTCAAGGATCTCCTGATTTTATTGAACAACGCAATCGTTTTCTTCAGAAAAAACTCACCAGAAAATCTTGCTGCGAATGAACTTCGAGCTGTAGTTTTGAAGGAAATGAAGGAGAAGCTtcagaaaccgaaaccgaaacctGTGGCTGTCAAACCTGCAACTGAACAATATTCTGCTTCCTTTTCAAAGCCGAACAAATCTACTTCTACTATGGTGGCCTGCAGCAAACACAGTTCCATAAAAGCAATATCTGAAGGTGCTGgtaaaaaagatgataaaaaagatGCAGAGATCGAAGAAAAACCCAAGGCAAATGAAAAGAAGCTTGAAGTCTCGATTGTGAGGATCGAGGAGAAGggtttaaagaagaaaacaacaaaagagaGGTCAGTCTCGGGGCGTAGAAACTCAAGAGCAAGCAATATGAATGGAGAGATAAAGCATCAATATGGTGGTAATGAATTAAGTTCACATGACGCGTTGGAGATTACGGTAGATAGGAAAGAAAGCACAGGCAGGAAGAAGCTAGGAGCAGCAAGCTTCTTGAAAAGAATGAAGCAAAATTCTCCAGGTCAAGTGACGGAGAATGACGACGATGACTCCTCCTCATCGGAGGATGAGAGTAAAGATAGTAAAACGGTGGAtaaaaagaggagaagaagggaAGCAGATAGGATAACAAAGAGGGTAACTAGGAGTTCGAAAGGAAGAGGTTTGGGAGAAGATAGTCGAAACATAAAAAGAGGAAGGCCACCGAAAAAGCAAATGGATTCGGGTGGTGGGACGgggaagagagggagagaggacgATGATTCTGAGGTCGGAGTTGGGGGTGCTGGAAGAGCGAAGAAGAGATCAAGgaggtga
- the LOC7461392 gene encoding non-structural maintenance of chromosomes element 4 homolog A: MSRTVKREAGSTSNGNPGDLNQEPREMKRERVTRSRGKSGVEEPNQQMDRRVLRSMYRTLQNRIKDKRDDLTRHDLDRFNTMIKEVEDLHKFVQKPREQVADAEALLGLANTLVSSVKSQSNEGITPADFVSHLIKEFGQQTRSLDNDEDAPVSIKWKDLGLLVSPIFRRCTGVSTMLGPMNTELKQRKAAVHRKRTRPAEKARPEEVDDAGGEKKTDTDKNMKIIFDILKEKKSVRLENLILNRRSFAETVENLFALSFLVKDGRVKIVVDESGCHFVSPRNAPAPSSVMSGEVAYRHFVFRFDFRDWKLMKGVVPDGEELMPHRESSGASQVEPDANNTEGTRSRTPIRKFSRNRGLVVQEDSVVVEDSPDIDDDVDARATGLMRCRRKLA; the protein is encoded by the exons atgAGTAGAACTGTGAAGAGAGAGGCAGGGAGTACTAGCAATGGAAACCCAGGTGACTTGAACCAAGAACCCAGGGAAATGAAGCGCGAACGAGTGACTCGGAGCCGAGGCAAGTCAGGAGTGGAAGAACCGAATCAGCAAATGGACCGGCGAGTCCTCCGGTCCATGTATCGTACCTTACAGAATAGAATCAAGG ATAAGAGAGATGATTTGACGAGACACGATTTGGATAGGTTTAATACTATGATTAAGGAAGTTGAAGACTTGCATAAATTtg TGCAGAAGCCAAGAGAGCAAGTTGCAGATGCAGAGGCGTTATTAGGGTTAGCTAACACATTGGTGTCTTCTGTTAAGTCACAGTCAAATGAGGGTATTACACCTGCAGATTTTGTGTCCCATTTGATTAAAGAGTTTGGACAGCAAACTAGGAGTCTAGACAATGATGAGGATGCTCCGGTTTCAATCAAGTGGAAAGATCTTGGCCTTCTTGTTTCTCCTATTTTTCGGAGGTGCACGGGGGTTAGTACGAT gtTGGGACCAATGAATACGGAGTTGAAACAAAGAAAGGCAGCGGTTCATAGAAAGCGTACAAGGCCAGCTGAAAAGGCTCGGCCTGAAGAG GTTGATGATGCTGGAGGAGAAAAGAAGACAGATACTGAtaagaatatgaaaataatctttgatatcttaaaggagaagaaaagtgtTAGACTTGAAAATTTGATCTTGAACAGAAGGTCTTTTGCAGAGACTGTGGAGAATTTATTTGCACTCTCATTCTTAGTGAAAGATGGCAGGGTTAAAATTGTTGTGGATGAAAGTGGATGCCATTTTGTTT CACCTAGGAATGCTCCAGCTCCCAGTTCTGTTATGTCAGGGGAGGTTGCTTACAGACATTTCGTGTTCAGATTTGACTTTAGAGATTGGAAG CTGATGAAGGGTGTGGTGCCGGATGGCGAGGAGCTTATGCCACATAGGGAAAGTTCTGGTGCTTCTCAGGTGGAGCCAGATGCTAACAACACTGAAGGAACACGATCTAGGACACCCATCAGGAAATTCTCTAGGAACCGTGGCCTGGTTGTCCAAGAAGATTCAGTTGTCGTGGAAGACTCTCCcgatattgatgatgatgtagATGCAAGAGCCACTGGCCTCATGAGGTGTAGGCGTAAGCTTGCTTGA
- the LOC127905084 gene encoding enoyl-[acyl-carrier-protein] reductase [NADH], chloroplastic-like, with product MAATAASGLQMATARPCISSSHRVVKAGAAILGASSKGASWAKLASGSHISSIQPFQRTFMSSSVKLNKVVTKATSESSDSKPVSGLPIDLRGKRAFIAGVADDNGYGWAIAKSLAASGAEILVGTWVPALNIFETSLRRGKFDESRVLPDGSWMDITKVYPLDAVFDNPEDVPEDVKANKRYAGSSKWTVQEVAESVKQDFGSIDILVHSLANGPEVSKPLLETSRKGYLAAISASSYSYVSLLKHFLPIMNLGGSSISLTYIASERIIPGYGGGMSSAKAALESDTRVLAFEAGRKNRIRVNTISAGPLRSRAAKAIGFIDTMIEYSLANAPLQKELSADEVGNAAAFLASPLASAVTGTVMYVDNGLNTMGVGVDSPIFKDLDIPKDNHQG from the exons atGGCGGCAACTGCGGCTTCTGGCCTTCAAATGGCAACTGCAAGGCCCTGCATTTCCTCTTCCCACAGAGTGGTCAAGGCAGGTGCTGCTATTCTTGGAGCCAGTTCTAAAGGGGCATCATGGGCTAAGCTTGCGAGTGGTTCTCATATATCGTCTATTCAGCCTTTCCAAAGGACTTTCATGTCATCTTCAGTTAAATTGAATAAGGTTGTGACAAAGGCAACGTCTGAATCTAGTGACAGTAAGCCAGTGTCTGGATTGCCAATTGATTTGAGAG GTAAACGGGCATTTATTGCTGGTGTAGCTGATGACAATGGGTATGGTTGGGCCATAGCAAAATCTCTTGCTGCTTCAGGTGCTGAAATTCTTGTCGGAACATGGGTGCCT GCTTTGAACATTTTTGAAACAAGCCTGAGACGGGGGAAATTTGATGAATCTCGCGT GTTGCCAGATGGTTCTTGGATGGATATCACCAAAGTATACCCCCTTGATGCAGTGTTTGACAACCCTGAGGATGTACCTGAAGAT GTGAAAGCAAATAAACGTTATGCTGGATCCAGTAAATGGACTGTTCAG GAAGTTGCTGAATCTGTCAAACAGGATTTTGGCAGCATTGACATCCTTGTGCACTCGCTTGCCAATGGACCGGAG GTCAGCAAACCCCTTTTGGAAACATCAAGAAAAGGATATCTTGCAGCCATATCTGCATCCAGTTACTCGTATGTTTCTTTACTCAAGCATTTCCTTCCAATTATGAATCTGG GTGGTTCATCTATTTCTCTCACATACATTGCTTCAGAGAGGATCATACCAGG ATATGGTGGAGGCATGAGTTCTGCCAAAGCTGCACTTGAAAGTGACACACGT GTGCTTGCATTTGAAGCAGGAAGGAAAAACAGAATCAGGGTCAACACAATATCTGCTG GTCCACTAAGAAGCCGTGCTGCAAAAGCAATTGGATTTATTGATACTATGATTGAATATTCATTAGCCAATGCACCCTTGCAAAAAGAGCTATCTGCAG ATGAGGTGGGCAATGCTGCTGCCTTCTTAGCATCACCTTTGGCTTCTGCAGTCACTGGTACTGTTATGTATGTTGACAATGGCCTCAACACAATGGGTGTCGGAGTTGACAGTCCGATATTCAAAGACCTTGACATTCCAAAAGACAATCACCAGGGTTAA